The following nucleotide sequence is from Aspergillus nidulans FGSC A4 chromosome I.
AGCCTGCTGATTGCGATAGTTCTGAGAAGCAATCTGGGCTAGGGATGGAGACCTAGACTAGTCAGCAACTAGTCCTAGATTAGTCCTTTATAACTTACTGCTGTGGTGTAGAACTTCAGCTTACTCCTCTAGTATAACTCCTACCCCTGGTACTAGACCTGGAGCGGCGTGGCCATGGAGATCCAGAGGATAAGAAAGATCTAGAAGGATGTGCTCTTCTAGGTAGTACTCCTTCTatattttcctcttccttaATCTCCTGATTACAGTGTCATTTTCTTTCTAATACTGGTTAGTAACCAGTTAGGCACTAGTCAAGGCTAGACTTATAGTCCCTGATTAAATTCTCTGTAATTCTTAAGATCTCATTGTCTGGCCAATAGGAATAGgtaatattataatatatcTGCACAGAGTACTGATGCATATCTTGTATATCAAGAAAATATGTACTATGAGAACTAGTCAGAGTCTAAACAAAGCCTAGTCTTGACTTAGAAACTTACCTAGTAACTGCCTTTAGAATTGGTAGGTGCTTCCTACTAAAAGCATATAATTTTTGGTGGGTTTGTTTACCTATATTGGTATATATACAGGTTTGATTAAAATACTGTTCAGGGATTTGTGAGCAAGCTTTATTTAATCCAGCAGAAACTACCAGATATAGCTTATGTTCAGCCCAAGTTGCCACGCCTGGAGTTGGATCCTCTATATCAATCAGTtactagttgctaactagttatGGTCTGGACTTACCTAGTAATTGCTCTAAAATATCCATATACTGGGCTCGGGTAGGGGCATATAAAAGACTAATCATTGCCTTAAATAAGACTGTATAACATTGGTTCTGGCTAATTATATTCTTAATCCCACAGATAAAATAAACCTGGCAGAAGATAAGAATTCTTTCTAACTGCCAGTCTGGTTCATGATGTTCtggatcaagctcttgtAGGCATTTTCCCAAACctaactagttagcaactagtaGGTAACTAGTCAGTGTACAAAGAAAACATACTGTCCCTCTGTCCTTTATCTATATTAACAATGATAGTTTCAATGCTGGTTCtatgaagatggaaaaacTGTACTAGATGGCCTGAAAGATCATGAATTATCTCAAAGACCTTTTTAAATAGAAAATAGTAGGCACGGCCTGTTTGTTGGTTCATAAATACATGAAGGAGTGTGATAACTAGAAGGTGATTAGTTATTGACTAGTCTGGGACTAGAGCAGGACTAGTATTATACTTACCTTTTCCATGATCCTCTAAaaaaacagcaaagataacCTTGTTAAACCTGCCCTCATGTACACGTTTGAAGGACATGTCAACTTTAAATAAGTATAGGCTTTGAAATAGCTTGGCCTGATCTTGCAATATACAAATAATAATTGTAATATCACCTTCATAATAGATTTCTTGTATATAATGCTAGTTAGATGTTATCTACTAATCCCTGACTAGTCAGTAACTAGATAGGGACTAATCTTTACATACCTTAAGATATTTATTCTGGTTGTATTCTAGTTATAGTGCATTAAGATCTTGGCCATTAGGATAAAATACAAGCTTCTCCTAGTAAATAAGAGCCTGTATTTAATCCATAtttgttatgggtcctttgcctatacaaggaccttagaccttagtgactcggccaaggcctgcgctgtcctgaaggcggtgagccacctacaagacttccttgcaacaacaatccttctttctcatttcttctttagcgattccttcttgtacgtacggcacgtctagataggaagatccatctaaatacgtcccttaacaatATTTGCTAGAGCAGGATAAAGGCCTATAATTAAGTCCTTATTATATCGCGCGAGTAAGTCCTGTATTTGAGGACTGTGGATAAGTTGGCCTAgtctagttagcaactaATTATAGATTAGAAAGGGATTAGTTTAATAGCAGTACTGACTAATTTGAAGATCAGGATTCTGCATGTCACAAATAATATAAGAGATTTTATCTGCAATTTCGCCAGGGATCTTAGCTggagggaggtggaggatgagtaTATATTCCTGTTGATATAAAAAGATAATAGGGAAAGGCCTCTAGGTCTAATAGAATCATAATATTAAAGATCGCAGTACAAGGTTGTGACTTTATTAGTAATAtatcatcaccatgcagAAAGCCTTAGCAAGAATTAGTTAGTAATTAGTCCAAGACTAGCCCAAGACTAGCTGTATAACTTACTGCAGTTACAGTATATTCTCTTTGACCAGCTTGTATCAATCATTGCATAGTATTTTGGTTCAATAAttcctctctgctcga
It contains:
- a CDS encoding uncharacterized protein (transcript_id=CADANIAT00006492), coding for MSFKRVHEGRFNKVIFAVFLEDHGKVITLLHIKDRGTLGLGKCLQELDPEHHEPDWQLERILIFCQVYFIFLFKAMISLLYAPTRAQYMDILEQLLGKQTHQKLYAFSRKHLPILKAVTRSPSLAQIASQNYRNQQASHEQHILDLLQSFSTVSC